A single window of Chitinophaga sp. XS-30 DNA harbors:
- the sucC gene encoding ADP-forming succinate--CoA ligase subunit beta, producing the protein MNLHEYQAKELLKKYNVPVQEGIPVDTPEAAAEAYKQLKVQFGNEFAVVKAQIHAGGRGKGKVNGTEQRGVQVGKNSEDVKTIAGNILGGTLVTIQTGPAGKVVNKVLVAQDVYYPGPNPVKELYLSILLDRAKGQNVIMYSTEGGMDIEEVAHNTPDKIFKELVHPGGPLQAFQARKIAFNFGLKGEAFKNMVKFVTNLYNAYVGLDAAMLEINPLFKTSDEKIIAVDCKMNLDDNALLRHPDLVALRDVTEEDPTEVEAGKHNLNFVKLDGNVGCMVNGAGLAMATMDMIKLSGGEPANFLDVGGTANAQTVEAGFRIILKDPKVKAILINIFGGIVRCDRVAQGVIDAYNSIGTIKVPIIVRLQGTNAEEAKKLIEESGLKVQSAILLSEAATLVNKAVSA; encoded by the coding sequence ATGAATTTACACGAGTACCAGGCTAAGGAACTGTTGAAAAAATATAACGTACCGGTACAGGAAGGTATCCCGGTAGATACTCCCGAAGCAGCTGCAGAGGCTTACAAGCAACTGAAAGTGCAGTTTGGCAATGAGTTCGCTGTAGTTAAAGCGCAGATCCACGCCGGTGGCCGTGGTAAAGGCAAGGTAAACGGTACTGAGCAGCGCGGTGTGCAGGTAGGAAAAAATTCAGAAGATGTCAAAACCATTGCCGGCAATATCCTTGGCGGCACCCTGGTAACCATACAGACAGGCCCCGCCGGCAAGGTGGTGAATAAAGTGCTGGTAGCACAGGATGTGTACTATCCCGGCCCGAACCCTGTCAAGGAACTGTACCTTTCCATCCTGCTGGACAGGGCGAAAGGCCAGAATGTGATCATGTATTCCACCGAAGGCGGTATGGACATTGAAGAAGTGGCCCACAACACGCCTGACAAGATATTCAAGGAACTGGTGCACCCCGGTGGCCCCCTGCAGGCCTTCCAGGCCAGGAAGATCGCCTTCAACTTCGGCCTGAAAGGCGAGGCATTCAAAAACATGGTGAAATTCGTGACCAACCTCTACAATGCGTATGTTGGCCTGGATGCCGCCATGCTGGAGATCAACCCCCTGTTCAAGACCAGCGACGAAAAGATCATTGCTGTTGACTGCAAAATGAACCTGGACGATAACGCCCTGCTCCGTCATCCCGACCTGGTAGCGCTGCGTGATGTGACCGAAGAGGACCCCACAGAAGTGGAAGCCGGCAAACATAACCTCAACTTCGTGAAACTCGATGGCAACGTAGGTTGTATGGTGAATGGCGCCGGTCTGGCCATGGCCACGATGGACATGATCAAGCTCAGCGGCGGCGAACCGGCCAACTTCCTGGACGTAGGCGGCACCGCCAACGCGCAGACCGTGGAAGCCGGGTTCCGCATCATCCTGAAAGATCCGAAAGTAAAAGCCATCCTGATCAATATCTTCGGCGGCATCGTTCGTTGCGACAGGGTTGCGCAGGGTGTGATCGATGCTTATAACTCCATCGGTACCATCAAAGTACCCATCATCGTACGCCTGCAAGGCACGAATGCGGAGGAAGCCAAGAAACTCATCGAGGAAAGCGGCCTGAAAGTACAGTCCGCCATCCTGCTGAGCGAGGCCGCTACACTGGTGAACAAAGCCGTGAGCGCATAA
- a CDS encoding RagB/SusD family nutrient uptake outer membrane protein, which produces MKRSILLSLTLALAILAAAPGCNKVLNEQPRASIDPAFFRTPEGLEGGIAGIYSSLRGHWSTQIFSQLFNGGTDEMVRGGAADVQHYFTYSPLMASNTNDYSGFWNSLYIDINTANGILQYGADAQMDAARKAQLLAQAKFLRAFCYYFLVTTFGDVPLHLEFNTSPTSADARAPIADVYAAIIKDLTEAAAELPDQPGTGLGKPAYKATALFLLAKTYLWRGWSAAAQASDFNNAFDISKELIDNKAVYGLDLWPAFIDGFLEGNEYGMETIMVVDHTKDLKFGQNSAPGSFASNLSENKSNFMFRPNYPTVNANYPASGGASVCVRDIQNGRPFLRIRPNMRYLLDVAFANRATDSRYDGTFQTVWLSNSTQMAPAGTPGAVTPRGTLINKVDTAIWCADRVVSPAERAAFKGIILEPEHLPGATVPFTGTMFPSLRKWDDSTRADLNDYSDRPYILFRFAEVYLIAAEAAFKGGATMQDAADMLNVLRIRAARKPDQTPAEYAAAVAAQTITPAQVTLDFILDERTRELYGEAVRWWDLARTRTLVPRLQQYNLEGGPNVKDFHMLRPIPQQQIDLVTEGPPFPQNDGYF; this is translated from the coding sequence ATGAAACGCAGCATATTATTAAGTTTGACGCTTGCCCTGGCCATCCTCGCGGCAGCACCGGGATGCAACAAGGTGCTGAACGAACAGCCGCGGGCATCTATCGACCCGGCCTTTTTCAGGACCCCGGAGGGGCTTGAAGGTGGGATCGCCGGCATATACTCATCACTGCGGGGCCACTGGAGCACCCAGATATTTTCCCAGCTGTTCAACGGCGGAACGGATGAAATGGTACGCGGCGGCGCTGCTGATGTACAGCATTACTTTACGTATTCCCCGCTGATGGCCAGCAATACGAATGATTATTCCGGCTTCTGGAACAGCCTGTACATTGATATCAATACAGCGAACGGTATATTGCAATACGGCGCTGATGCCCAGATGGACGCCGCCCGGAAGGCCCAGTTGCTCGCACAGGCCAAGTTCCTGCGCGCATTCTGTTACTACTTCCTGGTCACCACATTCGGGGATGTGCCTTTGCATCTTGAATTCAATACCTCTCCAACCTCCGCGGATGCAAGAGCGCCCATTGCGGATGTTTATGCGGCGATCATCAAGGATCTTACCGAAGCGGCGGCGGAGCTCCCCGATCAGCCGGGAACCGGCCTGGGAAAGCCGGCCTACAAAGCAACGGCGCTCTTCCTGCTGGCGAAAACATATCTCTGGCGGGGATGGTCCGCTGCCGCCCAGGCATCCGACTTCAACAACGCTTTTGATATCTCCAAAGAACTGATTGATAACAAAGCAGTATATGGCCTGGATCTGTGGCCTGCTTTTATAGATGGTTTCCTGGAAGGGAATGAATACGGCATGGAAACGATCATGGTGGTGGACCATACGAAGGATCTGAAATTCGGACAGAACTCCGCACCGGGATCGTTCGCTTCGAATCTCAGTGAGAACAAGTCCAACTTCATGTTCCGCCCCAATTATCCTACCGTCAATGCCAATTACCCGGCTTCCGGCGGGGCTTCTGTATGTGTGCGGGATATTCAGAACGGGCGCCCTTTCCTGCGCATCCGCCCCAATATGCGCTACCTCCTGGATGTTGCGTTCGCCAACAGGGCAACGGACAGCCGCTACGATGGCACATTCCAGACGGTTTGGCTATCCAACAGCACACAGATGGCGCCGGCCGGCACGCCCGGCGCGGTAACCCCGAGGGGAACGCTGATCAACAAAGTGGATACGGCTATCTGGTGCGCGGATCGTGTGGTATCACCAGCAGAACGAGCCGCCTTCAAAGGGATCATCCTGGAACCGGAACATCTCCCCGGAGCAACGGTACCTTTTACCGGCACCATGTTCCCCTCCCTCAGAAAATGGGACGATTCCACAAGAGCGGACCTGAATGATTATTCAGACCGGCCTTACATCCTGTTCCGGTTTGCGGAGGTATATCTCATTGCGGCGGAAGCGGCATTCAAAGGAGGCGCAACCATGCAGGATGCTGCCGATATGCTGAATGTGCTGCGGATCAGAGCGGCGCGGAAACCCGATCAGACGCCTGCCGAATATGCTGCTGCCGTTGCCGCGCAAACCATTACCCCCGCACAGGTTACCCTCGATTTCATCCTGGATGAAAGAACGCGGGAGCTGTATGGTGAGGCCGTGCGCTGGTGGGACCTTGCCCGCACCAGAACGCTGGTGCCGCGTTTGCAGCAGTACAATCTCGAAGGTGGTCCCAATGTAAAGGATTTCCATATGCTGAGGCCCATCCCGCAACAACAGATAGATCTGGTGACGGAAGGCCCCCCATTCCCGCAGAATGACGGCTATTTCTAA
- a CDS encoding TonB-dependent receptor translates to MKQIVNFSKQLLRLALPALFLLVAERGSAQNITVKGRVLKIDGLPAQGVTVQIKGTTRGTVTNAEGEYSLSAPPGGTLVFSAVDFERQEVRIDSRALVDVRLVPVERMLEGVVVVGYGTQKKRDVTGATVSVKGETLREVGAPNVFNQLQGRAAGVDIVSNGSSIGTGGEIRIRGNRSLATSASNNNAQNGPLVVVDGIALSGGSINDINPADIESMDILKDASATAIYGSRGSGGVIIITTKRGRTGKPVTSYDGYVGISEAIGTYRLFNGQEYAAFKQAAREGQPDPNSPHPNALTQVETDNLANGVSTDWQDLLLTRGIRTDHNLNISGGSENTQYSFGFGYFRETGIIHDQSFDRGSLRFAIDHKMSKRLKVGITSSNIMSYGNRIGTNAYGAATRLSPLYLPYNADGSINFQPAIQQSNDATQISPLTSIGNNDKIKALTRRFRTLSSVYGELGIIDNLKFRTSFSFDWIQTRGSNYTGAGTVFNANTTTAGANLSQNNEETWQYTINNTLTYDKTFGDKHRIQATALHEVIENYFHGQAFDGQGVPADYIQDYNFQLVNTVNAQASGYSKRGLLSYMGRVFYSYDNRYMITATVRRDGASVLAPGNQWFTYPAVSVGWSLSDERFMENVKFVDNLKLRAGWGISSNQTIAPYTTIGSLSSNFYNYGQGTTPNVNYVAGYIINSLPNPALTWESTRGYNLGLDFALFSNRLSGAVEYYNVKTGDILLNKELPRSNGANFVLVNQGQTGGHGFEISLSSINVKSNSGFSWSTDANLFLSREKILALQPGLMQDVGNGWYVGQPLTVIYDVKKTGIWQTGEATEAAVYGAAPGDIKIEDVNKSGSIDAADRQVIGDFQPDFVAGLTNSFQYKNFDLSFTMFGRFGQTVVVTYLTADGGANGYPFFMNSRVNQFKVNYWTPDNPTNEFPQPDASRDALQYTSTLSYRDGSFIKLRTINLGYNLPSTLLNRFGVNSLRIYLSAQNPFIVWAPLVRDGLGIDPEGNGNGNAVGSTAGGTPVVGRAVTVNMGVPPSRQFIFGANLKF, encoded by the coding sequence ATGAAACAAATTGTAAACTTCTCAAAACAATTGCTGCGGCTCGCTCTGCCTGCGCTATTTCTCCTGGTGGCGGAGCGTGGATCAGCCCAGAACATCACCGTTAAAGGACGGGTGCTCAAGATCGATGGCCTGCCTGCACAAGGCGTAACGGTGCAGATCAAAGGCACCACCCGCGGTACCGTCACTAATGCCGAAGGCGAATATTCCCTCTCTGCCCCACCGGGCGGAACGCTTGTTTTTTCTGCCGTGGATTTTGAAAGGCAGGAGGTGCGTATTGACAGCCGGGCGCTTGTAGATGTACGCCTGGTACCTGTTGAGCGAATGCTGGAAGGTGTAGTTGTTGTCGGATACGGCACACAGAAAAAAAGAGATGTTACCGGCGCCACGGTTTCCGTAAAAGGGGAAACCCTTCGCGAAGTCGGCGCCCCGAACGTCTTCAACCAGCTGCAGGGAAGGGCCGCGGGCGTGGATATTGTGAGCAACGGTTCTTCTATTGGCACGGGAGGCGAAATACGTATCCGCGGTAACCGCTCCCTCGCCACTTCCGCATCTAACAATAATGCGCAGAACGGGCCGCTGGTGGTAGTGGACGGCATCGCACTCTCAGGCGGCAGTATCAATGATATCAATCCTGCCGACATCGAAAGCATGGACATCCTGAAAGATGCATCCGCTACGGCTATCTACGGATCGCGCGGCTCCGGAGGCGTGATCATCATCACTACCAAACGCGGCCGCACAGGCAAACCCGTGACCAGCTACGACGGTTATGTGGGCATCTCCGAAGCCATTGGCACCTACCGCCTGTTCAACGGGCAGGAATATGCTGCCTTTAAACAGGCGGCAAGAGAAGGCCAGCCTGATCCCAACAGCCCGCATCCCAACGCACTTACACAGGTCGAAACAGATAACCTTGCCAACGGCGTCAGTACAGATTGGCAGGACCTGTTGCTGACCCGGGGCATCAGAACGGATCACAACCTGAATATCTCCGGCGGTTCGGAAAACACACAGTACAGCTTCGGATTCGGATATTTCCGGGAAACAGGGATCATTCACGACCAAAGCTTCGATCGCGGTTCCCTGCGGTTCGCGATCGATCACAAAATGAGCAAGCGGCTGAAAGTGGGCATCACCAGCAGCAATATCATGAGCTACGGCAATCGTATCGGCACCAATGCCTACGGCGCGGCTACCAGGCTCAGTCCATTGTACCTGCCGTATAATGCTGACGGGTCCATCAATTTCCAGCCGGCCATTCAGCAATCCAACGATGCCACCCAGATCAGCCCGCTGACATCCATCGGCAATAACGACAAGATCAAAGCGCTCACGCGGAGGTTCCGCACGCTCAGCAGCGTCTACGGCGAACTGGGGATCATCGACAACCTCAAATTCAGAACGAGTTTTTCATTCGACTGGATACAGACCAGGGGCAGCAACTATACCGGCGCCGGCACGGTGTTCAATGCCAATACCACAACTGCCGGTGCAAACCTGAGCCAGAATAATGAAGAGACCTGGCAATACACGATTAACAATACATTGACCTATGACAAGACATTTGGGGACAAGCACCGCATACAGGCTACCGCGCTGCATGAAGTGATAGAGAATTATTTCCATGGCCAGGCCTTCGACGGCCAGGGCGTTCCCGCGGATTATATCCAGGACTATAATTTCCAGCTGGTGAATACCGTTAATGCCCAGGCCAGCGGATACAGCAAAAGAGGATTATTGTCCTATATGGGCAGGGTATTTTATTCTTACGATAACCGGTATATGATAACGGCTACCGTTAGAAGGGATGGAGCATCCGTACTGGCGCCGGGCAACCAGTGGTTCACCTATCCCGCGGTTTCCGTGGGATGGAGCCTGAGCGATGAGCGCTTCATGGAAAATGTCAAATTTGTGGATAACCTGAAACTGCGTGCCGGCTGGGGCATCAGCTCCAACCAAACCATTGCGCCGTACACAACGATAGGAAGCCTGTCTTCCAACTTCTATAACTACGGGCAGGGCACAACGCCGAATGTCAATTATGTAGCGGGCTACATCATCAACTCCCTGCCCAATCCCGCGCTCACCTGGGAATCTACGAGAGGATATAACCTGGGGCTGGACTTTGCCTTGTTTTCCAATCGCCTGAGCGGTGCTGTGGAATACTATAATGTAAAGACAGGAGACATTCTGCTGAACAAGGAACTGCCCCGCAGCAACGGCGCCAATTTCGTTCTCGTCAACCAGGGGCAGACCGGCGGGCATGGCTTCGAGATCAGCCTGAGCAGCATCAATGTAAAGAGCAACAGCGGGTTCTCCTGGAGCACAGATGCAAACCTGTTCCTCTCCAGGGAAAAGATACTTGCGCTGCAACCCGGACTGATGCAGGATGTTGGCAATGGATGGTATGTCGGGCAGCCTTTGACCGTGATCTATGACGTGAAAAAAACCGGGATATGGCAGACTGGCGAAGCGACCGAAGCCGCTGTTTACGGTGCAGCTCCCGGAGATATCAAAATTGAGGACGTCAACAAAAGCGGATCGATAGATGCGGCGGACCGGCAGGTGATCGGGGATTTTCAACCGGATTTCGTAGCGGGGCTGACCAATAGTTTCCAGTACAAGAATTTTGATCTGAGCTTCACGATGTTCGGCCGTTTCGGACAAACGGTCGTGGTCACTTACCTGACCGCGGACGGCGGCGCCAATGGTTATCCCTTCTTCATGAACAGCCGGGTAAACCAGTTCAAGGTCAACTACTGGACGCCCGATAACCCTACGAACGAGTTCCCCCAGCCCGATGCCAGTCGGGATGCCCTGCAATACACGTCCACCCTCTCTTATCGCGACGGGTCATTTATAAAACTCAGGACGATCAATCTTGGCTATAATCTGCCTTCAACGCTGCTGAACAGGTTTGGGGTCAACTCCCTGCGGATCTATCTCTCCGCGCAGAACCCCTTCATCGTCTGGGCCCCTCTCGTGAGAGACGGACTGGGCATAGATCCGGAAGGGAACGGGAATGGCAATGCAGTAGGTTCCACTGCCGGCGGTACGCCGGTGGTAGGCCGTGCAGTGACCGTTAACATGGGCGTGCCGCCCAGCCGGCAATTTATTTTCGGCGCAAACCTGAAATTCTGA
- a CDS encoding glycosyl hydrolase 115 family protein, which yields MKKLLTALVCLSLFLRLHGQTIIETKATAHSFTLGNAHICVAAGDDELVRLAAGFLQKDLAAVTGRTPGLSDAIPAKANTVIIIGSLERSPLIRSLIKENKLDASTIKGKWEAYTIRTISNPFSSIAQAIVIAGSDRRGTAYGIFELSRQLGVSPWYWWADVPVKKKDVVHIRKNASVSDTPRVKYRGIFINDEAPALSGWSREKFGGFNHTFYEKVFELILRLKGNYIWPAMWGNAFYDDDSLNINTADRFGIVIGTSHHEPLMRAHDEWRRYGSGLWNYDSNAVRLQEFWRAGLQRAWNEKIVTIGMRGDGDKPMSRETATALLERIVKDQRNIISATTGKPAAETPQLWALYKEVQDYYDKGMSVPDDVTLLLCDDNWGNIRRLPDPHAAPRKGGYGIYYHFDYVGGPRNYKWLNTNPLPRIWEQLHLAYRYNARQIWIVNVGDIKPMEFPISFFLDYAWDPERINADDLQSYTEQWAAEQFGQPHAAAIAELVAGYGKYNSRRKPELLDAGTYSFNYNEWDNVVEDYNTLLKKAEQLNTALAPEYRDAFFQLVLHPVKACANLNEMYYHAALNHRAYAQKQQAANMHADKVQELYRNDSLITLAYHQLNNGKWNHMMSQAHIGYTYWQQPPQQKMPAVKYLSADAVIATPPEEKHPAKKAPVPANVNGNVFYEDEWRGVSIAADHFTSAVNTNGISWQVLPDHGRTGSAITPFPVTAAAQNPGGKAPHVVYEFYTYSEGPCTLSAYCSPTLNFTGAEEGLQYAVSIDDETPQIISINKEDKATGSGIWNKWVAENIIIKTSKHYIAKPGKHHIRYWMVDPGVVLQQLVLDFGHVKQSYLGPPETIHHHNKK from the coding sequence ATGAAAAAACTACTGACTGCCCTGGTTTGTCTGTCGTTATTCCTCCGCCTGCATGGCCAGACAATCATTGAAACGAAAGCAACGGCCCATTCCTTCACACTCGGGAATGCCCACATATGCGTAGCTGCCGGTGATGACGAACTGGTTAGACTTGCCGCAGGCTTCCTGCAAAAAGACCTTGCCGCCGTGACCGGCCGCACGCCGGGGCTCAGCGATGCCATTCCCGCAAAAGCAAATACCGTTATCATCATAGGCTCGCTGGAAAGATCCCCCCTGATCCGATCCCTCATCAAAGAGAATAAACTGGATGCCAGCACAATAAAAGGTAAATGGGAAGCCTATACGATCCGGACCATCAGCAACCCTTTCAGCAGCATTGCCCAGGCCATCGTGATCGCGGGAAGCGACCGGAGGGGAACAGCCTACGGGATATTTGAACTGTCCAGGCAACTGGGCGTATCTCCCTGGTACTGGTGGGCTGATGTACCCGTAAAGAAAAAGGATGTTGTACATATCCGGAAGAACGCTTCCGTATCAGATACGCCCCGTGTAAAATACCGCGGCATATTTATCAATGATGAAGCACCGGCACTTTCCGGCTGGAGCAGGGAAAAATTCGGCGGCTTCAACCATACATTCTATGAAAAGGTCTTTGAGCTGATCCTTCGCCTGAAAGGAAATTACATCTGGCCAGCCATGTGGGGCAATGCTTTCTATGATGATGACTCCCTGAACATCAACACGGCGGACCGCTTTGGCATAGTCATCGGCACCTCGCACCATGAACCTTTGATGAGAGCGCATGACGAATGGCGGCGATACGGCAGCGGCCTTTGGAATTACGACAGCAATGCCGTCAGGCTGCAGGAATTCTGGCGCGCCGGCCTGCAAAGGGCCTGGAATGAGAAGATCGTTACCATCGGCATGAGAGGCGATGGCGATAAGCCGATGTCAAGAGAAACGGCAACCGCCTTGCTGGAACGCATTGTAAAAGATCAACGGAACATCATCTCCGCCACAACAGGCAAACCTGCCGCCGAAACGCCGCAGCTATGGGCCTTGTACAAGGAAGTGCAGGATTATTATGATAAAGGCATGAGCGTTCCTGATGATGTTACCTTGCTCCTGTGCGACGACAACTGGGGCAATATCCGGCGATTGCCCGATCCTCATGCAGCGCCGCGCAAAGGCGGGTATGGCATATACTATCATTTCGACTACGTTGGCGGCCCCAGGAACTACAAGTGGCTCAACACCAACCCGCTCCCCAGGATCTGGGAACAGCTGCACCTCGCCTACCGCTATAATGCCCGGCAGATATGGATCGTGAATGTGGGAGACATCAAACCGATGGAATTTCCCATCTCCTTTTTCCTGGACTACGCCTGGGACCCTGAAAGGATAAATGCGGATGACCTGCAATCCTATACGGAACAATGGGCAGCTGAACAATTCGGTCAGCCGCATGCCGCAGCCATTGCGGAACTGGTTGCCGGATACGGCAAATACAACAGCAGGAGAAAACCCGAACTGCTGGATGCCGGCACCTACAGCTTCAACTATAATGAATGGGACAATGTTGTGGAAGACTACAACACGCTGCTCAAAAAAGCGGAACAGCTCAACACAGCGCTGGCGCCGGAATACCGGGACGCTTTCTTTCAACTCGTCCTCCATCCCGTAAAAGCATGCGCCAACCTGAACGAAATGTACTATCATGCAGCCCTCAACCACCGTGCCTATGCGCAAAAACAGCAAGCGGCCAATATGCATGCGGACAAAGTACAGGAGCTGTACCGGAACGACTCGCTCATCACGCTGGCCTATCATCAGCTCAACAATGGCAAATGGAACCATATGATGAGCCAGGCCCATATCGGGTACACTTACTGGCAGCAACCGCCACAGCAGAAAATGCCCGCTGTCAAATACCTGTCGGCGGACGCGGTTATAGCCACACCACCTGAGGAAAAACATCCGGCCAAAAAAGCCCCGGTGCCGGCAAACGTAAACGGTAATGTTTTCTATGAAGATGAATGGCGCGGGGTATCCATAGCCGCGGATCATTTCACCAGCGCCGTCAATACGAACGGCATCAGCTGGCAGGTGTTGCCTGACCATGGCAGAACAGGCAGCGCCATCACTCCCTTCCCGGTTACGGCAGCCGCGCAAAATCCTGGCGGCAAAGCGCCGCATGTTGTGTATGAATTTTATACTTACAGCGAAGGCCCCTGCACCCTGAGCGCATACTGCTCTCCCACGCTGAACTTTACCGGCGCGGAAGAGGGCCTGCAGTACGCCGTTTCGATAGATGACGAAACACCGCAGATCATCAGCATCAACAAAGAAGATAAAGCCACCGGCTCCGGCATATGGAACAAATGGGTGGCAGAAAACATCATCATCAAAACCAGTAAACACTATATTGCAAAGCCCGGCAAACATCATATCAGGTACTGGATGGTAGATCCGGGCGTAGTGCTCCAGCAACTCGTGCTGGACTTCGGCCATGTAAAACAAAGTTATCTCGGGCCACCCGAAACGATCCATCATCACAATAAAAAATAG
- the xylA gene encoding xylose isomerase, with translation MTTIAAKKEFFKGMPAIRYEGRDTDNPLAFRWYDENRIVSGKSMKDHLRFACAYWHSFNGSGADPFGEPTHLFPWNEKQDLLQRAKDKADAAFEFITKLGMPYYCFHDVDVVDHTGTIAENERHLQVMVDYLQEKQAESGVKLLWGTANLFSHRRYMNGAATNPDFLVLAHGAAQVKAALDATISLGGENYVFWGGREGYMSLLNTDMKREKEHLATFLHTAKDYARKQGFSGKFFIEPKPCEPTKHQYDYDSETVIGFLRQYDLLQDFSLNIEVNHATLAGHTFAHELQVAADAGLLGSIDANRGDYQNGWDTDQFPNNVGELTEAMLIVLQAGGFKGGGINFDAKVRRNSTDPADLFHAHIGGMDVFARALLAADAMLQDTAYNAFRRERYASFDKGEGKAFEEGKLSLEELRAFAVEKGEPAMKSGRQEWLENIVNRYS, from the coding sequence ATGACAACCATCGCAGCAAAAAAGGAATTTTTCAAAGGCATGCCCGCCATCCGGTATGAGGGCAGGGATACAGACAATCCGCTGGCATTTCGCTGGTATGATGAGAACAGGATCGTTTCGGGCAAATCGATGAAAGACCACCTGCGTTTTGCCTGTGCCTACTGGCATAGCTTCAACGGCAGCGGAGCGGACCCCTTCGGCGAACCTACGCATCTGTTTCCCTGGAACGAAAAGCAGGACCTGCTGCAACGGGCAAAGGACAAGGCGGATGCGGCTTTCGAGTTCATCACCAAACTGGGAATGCCTTATTACTGTTTTCATGACGTTGATGTAGTGGACCATACCGGCACGATTGCCGAAAATGAACGGCATCTGCAGGTCATGGTGGATTATCTGCAGGAGAAACAGGCGGAAAGCGGTGTAAAACTGCTGTGGGGAACGGCCAACCTTTTCTCGCACCGGCGTTATATGAACGGCGCGGCCACGAACCCTGATTTCCTGGTGCTCGCGCATGGCGCCGCCCAGGTCAAAGCAGCGCTGGACGCCACTATTTCCCTCGGCGGAGAGAATTATGTTTTCTGGGGTGGGAGAGAAGGGTACATGAGCCTGCTGAATACTGACATGAAAAGGGAAAAGGAGCATCTGGCTACATTCCTGCACACGGCAAAGGATTATGCCAGAAAGCAGGGCTTTTCCGGGAAATTCTTTATCGAGCCAAAGCCCTGTGAGCCAACCAAGCATCAATACGATTACGATAGCGAGACGGTGATCGGTTTTTTACGGCAATACGATCTGTTGCAGGATTTCAGCCTGAACATTGAAGTGAACCATGCCACACTGGCGGGGCATACTTTTGCGCATGAGCTGCAGGTGGCCGCCGATGCGGGCCTGTTGGGAAGCATAGATGCCAACCGCGGGGATTATCAGAACGGATGGGATACGGACCAGTTCCCGAATAATGTTGGGGAACTGACCGAGGCTATGCTGATCGTTCTGCAGGCCGGAGGCTTCAAAGGCGGCGGCATCAACTTCGATGCAAAGGTCCGCCGCAATTCCACGGACCCTGCGGACCTGTTTCATGCTCATATCGGCGGGATGGACGTTTTTGCCAGGGCTTTACTGGCTGCTGATGCCATGCTGCAGGATACGGCGTATAACGCCTTTCGCCGGGAACGGTATGCTTCTTTTGACAAAGGGGAAGGGAAGGCCTTCGAGGAGGGAAAGCTTTCCCTGGAGGAATTAAGGGCCTTTGCGGTTGAAAAGGGCGAACCGGCCATGAAAAGCGGCCGGCAGGAATGGCTGGAGAATATCGTCAACCGGTATAGCTGA
- a CDS encoding purine-nucleoside phosphorylase, producing MLTQINEATAYIQQFVKAQPQAGIILGSGLGNLADGITDKTEISYNDIPHFPPATVEGHSGRLILGKLAGRPVVAMAGRFHYYEGLSMQQVTFPVRVMKALGIHTLLISNAAGGMNSQFRVGDLMIITDHINLQPEHPLRGKNIEALGPRFPDMSEPYAKTLIASAKSIAAAKNIPLHTGVYVGVQGPTFETRAEYKFMHIIGGDAVGMSTVPEVIVAVHSGLKVFAMSVITDLGIREEENVITHEEVLAAANAAAPHLTYIFSELVRQL from the coding sequence ATGCTGACACAGATCAACGAAGCTACGGCTTACATACAACAATTCGTAAAGGCACAGCCGCAGGCTGGCATTATCCTGGGCAGCGGCCTTGGCAACCTGGCCGACGGGATAACGGATAAAACAGAAATATCATATAACGATATTCCGCACTTTCCTCCGGCAACGGTGGAAGGGCATTCCGGCAGGCTGATCCTGGGGAAGCTCGCGGGGCGTCCCGTGGTGGCAATGGCGGGCCGTTTTCATTATTACGAAGGGCTGAGCATGCAGCAGGTGACCTTTCCGGTGCGGGTCATGAAGGCGCTGGGCATCCATACCCTGCTGATCTCCAATGCCGCCGGCGGCATGAACAGCCAATTCCGGGTGGGCGACCTGATGATCATCACCGATCATATCAACCTGCAGCCGGAACATCCCCTGCGGGGCAAAAATATTGAAGCGCTGGGCCCCCGTTTCCCGGATATGAGCGAGCCTTACGCCAAAACGCTCATCGCATCGGCAAAATCCATTGCTGCCGCCAAAAACATACCTTTACACACCGGCGTTTATGTAGGCGTACAGGGGCCTACGTTCGAAACCCGCGCCGAATACAAATTCATGCACATCATCGGGGGAGATGCCGTGGGCATGAGCACCGTGCCGGAAGTGATCGTAGCCGTGCACAGCGGCCTGAAGGTCTTTGCCATGAGCGTGATCACAGACCTGGGCATCCGCGAGGAAGAAAATGTTATCACGCATGAAGAGGTACTGGCAGCCGCCAACGCAGCAGCACCACATTTAACATATATTTTCAGCGAACTGGTCCGACAATTGTAA